A genome region from Panicum virgatum strain AP13 chromosome 4K, P.virgatum_v5, whole genome shotgun sequence includes the following:
- the LOC120702638 gene encoding dolichyl-diphosphooligosaccharide--protein glycosyltransferase subunit 1B-like isoform X2, translated as MTLPTRRTLANPVVALLLLLLSAVSSSSLPPEDGIRIISAEKQIHLTGPIARVILTLEVENAAAATDASRVLLAFWPWEVEHLAIVRATRVEGKHRKKAHEPLRVEPSDLTAATPNGACLFSALLSTHLKPGEATTLEVLYVLTHAVDPYPAAIVGRSESQLVYYHDSAVLLTPYHVLEQATYIKLPSNRIESITMVDPTSRAGAEIKYGTYYNQMPITYLRISVCYEVGPFAVVEKLERKVDIPCQGHIKVTDQYKMRHDVAWYKRIFSRPECPRIWPLANTLSSSIKDRLYFTLLQGPRYGWHCTPSFTAGYGLPLEDFLFESVDGRRYINLTFGIPQLDTVVDDFATTVILPEGSKNPQAIVHFPNPQAIVHFPTKTSYSYHDAGRAKVVIKKKNVVGEHNVPFQVYYESNPTFMLADPSTLWAVIIVVVCVAYSLFQAFSTQAGNQDTI; from the exons ATGACGCTCCCCACCCGCCGGACCCTTGCCAATCCCgtcgtcgccctcctcctcctcctcctctccgccgTTTCCTCGTCTTCCCTGCCGCCGGAGGACGGCATCCGGATCATCTCCGCCGAGAAACAG ATCCACCTCACTGGTCCCATTGCCAGAGTGATCCTAACATTGGAG GTCGAGaatgctgccgccgccacggaTGCATCTCGAGTTCTTCTCGCGTTCTGGCCCTGGGAGGTTGAGCACCTCGCCATTGTCAGGGCCACCAGGGTGGAGGGGAAGCATAGGAAGAAGGCACACGAGCCCCTCCGCGTCGAACCCTCCGATCTCACGGCGGCGACTCCGAATGGTGCTTGCCTCTTCTCTGCCCTGCTCAGCACTCATCTCAAGCCTGGCGAGGCGACCACTCTGGAAGTGCTGTACGTGCTGACGCATGCCGTGGACCCTTATCCGGCTGCGATCGTTGGCCGGTCGGAGTCCCAGCTGGTTTACTACCATGACAGCGCGGTGCTTCTGACACCCTACCATGTCCTAGAGCAGGCTACCTACATCAAATTGCCGAGCAATAGGATCGAGAGCATCACGATGGTGGATCCGACCAGCCGGGCTGGCGCTGAGATTAAATACGGCACGTATTATAACCAGATGCCAATCACGTATCTGCGCATCTCTGTGTGCTATGAGGTTGGTCCATTTGCTGTTGTGGAGAAGCTTGAACGGAAGGTGGATATTCCTTGCCAGGGACACATCAAAGTCACAGATCAGTATAAAATGAGACACGATGTTGCTTGGTACAAACGAATCTTTTCAAG GCCTGAGTGTCCCAGAATTTGGCCACTTGCCAATACATTGTCGTCATCAATTAAGGATCGGCTTTATTTTACATTGCTACAAGGGCCAAGGTACGGTTGGCACTGCACGCCGTCGTTCACCGCCGGCTATGGTCTGCCATTGGAAGATTTTCTCTTTGAGTCGGTTGATGGCCGGCGCTACATCAACCTTACTTTTGGAATCCCTCAACTCGATACTGTGGTTGACGATTTTGCTACTACG GTTATACTTCCTGAAGGATCAAAAAATCCACAGGCTATTGTTCATTTTCCGAATCCACAGGCTATTGTTCATTTTCCGACAAAG ACGAGTTATTCATACCATGATGCTGGGAGGGCGAAGGTGGTgataaagaagaaaaatgtAGTAGGAGAGCACAATGTTCCGTTCCAG GTGTACTACGAATCCAATCCGACCTTCATGCTGGCCGACCCATCAACTCTCTGGGCAGTGATTATTGTTGTTGTCTGCGTCGCATATTCACTATTTCAGGCATTTTCCACACAAGCGGGAAACCAGGATACCATTTGA
- the LOC120702635 gene encoding uncharacterized protein LOC120702635: protein MVRWPPPDGAQAFGHDPIALSFFVMCVAATVALTSSMCSACGRKPKPATQPDPSALDQPAGTGSVSGGSQQETGAEEEDDAEVVRLSPELATHGAIDPVALPSSTSKRRLSVSMSKNLSKNIPDKLRLSRRERKDHQHKADSEDTLWKKGIILGEKCRIPGEREAEQDDGGVDPADEMAAGSFRRSSYSQPVSRSSSFAVLKQPPPKLDAPARASDC from the coding sequence ATGGTACGGTGGCCGCCGCCCGACGGCGCGCAGGCCTTCGGCCATGACCCCATTGCGCTGTCCTTCTTCGTGATGTGCGTGGCCGCGACCGTGGCGCTCACGTCGTCCATGTGCTCGGCGTGCGGCCGCAAGCCGAAGCCGGCCACCCAACCGGACCCCTCCGCGTTGGACCAGCCGGCCGGGACGGGCTCCGTCTCCGGCGGCAGCCAGCAGGAGAcgggcgccgaggaggaggacgacgcggaGGTGGTGAGGCTGTCGCCGGAGCTGGCGACGCACGGGGCGATCGACCCTGTGGCGCTGCCGTCGTCGACGTCGAAGCGGCGGCTGTCCGTGAGCATGAGCAAGAACCTGAGCAAGAACATCCCGGACAAGCTGCGGCTGAGCCGGCGGGAGCGCAAGGACCACCAGCACAAGGCGGACTCGGAGGACACGCTGTGGAAGAAGGGCATCATCCTCGGGGAGAAGTGCCGGATCCCCGGCGAGAGGGAGGCGGAGCAagacgacggcggcgtcgaCCCCGCCGACGAGATGGCCGCCGGCAGCTTCCGGCGGTCCAGCTACTCCCAGCCCGTGTCGCGGTCGAGCTCGTTCGCCGTGCTCAagcagccgccgccgaagcTCGACGCCCCGGCGCGCGCCTCGGATTGTTGA
- the LOC120702638 gene encoding dolichyl-diphosphooligosaccharide--protein glycosyltransferase subunit 1B-like isoform X1, with product MTLPTRRTLANPVVALLLLLLSAVSSSSLPPEDGIRIISAEKQLNCVQIHLTGPIARVILTLEVENAAAATDASRVLLAFWPWEVEHLAIVRATRVEGKHRKKAHEPLRVEPSDLTAATPNGACLFSALLSTHLKPGEATTLEVLYVLTHAVDPYPAAIVGRSESQLVYYHDSAVLLTPYHVLEQATYIKLPSNRIESITMVDPTSRAGAEIKYGTYYNQMPITYLRISVCYEVGPFAVVEKLERKVDIPCQGHIKVTDQYKMRHDVAWYKRIFSRPECPRIWPLANTLSSSIKDRLYFTLLQGPRYGWHCTPSFTAGYGLPLEDFLFESVDGRRYINLTFGIPQLDTVVDDFATTVILPEGSKNPQAIVHFPNPQAIVHFPTKTSYSYHDAGRAKVVIKKKNVVGEHNVPFQVYYESNPTFMLADPSTLWAVIIVVVCVAYSLFQAFSTQAGNQDTI from the exons ATGACGCTCCCCACCCGCCGGACCCTTGCCAATCCCgtcgtcgccctcctcctcctcctcctctccgccgTTTCCTCGTCTTCCCTGCCGCCGGAGGACGGCATCCGGATCATCTCCGCCGAGAAACAG TTGAATTGCGTGCAGATCCACCTCACTGGTCCCATTGCCAGAGTGATCCTAACATTGGAG GTCGAGaatgctgccgccgccacggaTGCATCTCGAGTTCTTCTCGCGTTCTGGCCCTGGGAGGTTGAGCACCTCGCCATTGTCAGGGCCACCAGGGTGGAGGGGAAGCATAGGAAGAAGGCACACGAGCCCCTCCGCGTCGAACCCTCCGATCTCACGGCGGCGACTCCGAATGGTGCTTGCCTCTTCTCTGCCCTGCTCAGCACTCATCTCAAGCCTGGCGAGGCGACCACTCTGGAAGTGCTGTACGTGCTGACGCATGCCGTGGACCCTTATCCGGCTGCGATCGTTGGCCGGTCGGAGTCCCAGCTGGTTTACTACCATGACAGCGCGGTGCTTCTGACACCCTACCATGTCCTAGAGCAGGCTACCTACATCAAATTGCCGAGCAATAGGATCGAGAGCATCACGATGGTGGATCCGACCAGCCGGGCTGGCGCTGAGATTAAATACGGCACGTATTATAACCAGATGCCAATCACGTATCTGCGCATCTCTGTGTGCTATGAGGTTGGTCCATTTGCTGTTGTGGAGAAGCTTGAACGGAAGGTGGATATTCCTTGCCAGGGACACATCAAAGTCACAGATCAGTATAAAATGAGACACGATGTTGCTTGGTACAAACGAATCTTTTCAAG GCCTGAGTGTCCCAGAATTTGGCCACTTGCCAATACATTGTCGTCATCAATTAAGGATCGGCTTTATTTTACATTGCTACAAGGGCCAAGGTACGGTTGGCACTGCACGCCGTCGTTCACCGCCGGCTATGGTCTGCCATTGGAAGATTTTCTCTTTGAGTCGGTTGATGGCCGGCGCTACATCAACCTTACTTTTGGAATCCCTCAACTCGATACTGTGGTTGACGATTTTGCTACTACG GTTATACTTCCTGAAGGATCAAAAAATCCACAGGCTATTGTTCATTTTCCGAATCCACAGGCTATTGTTCATTTTCCGACAAAG ACGAGTTATTCATACCATGATGCTGGGAGGGCGAAGGTGGTgataaagaagaaaaatgtAGTAGGAGAGCACAATGTTCCGTTCCAG GTGTACTACGAATCCAATCCGACCTTCATGCTGGCCGACCCATCAACTCTCTGGGCAGTGATTATTGTTGTTGTCTGCGTCGCATATTCACTATTTCAGGCATTTTCCACACAAGCGGGAAACCAGGATACCATTTGA
- the LOC120702634 gene encoding uncharacterized protein LOC120702634 yields MAGRAVALLLAVALAAVVLHPAPAAAAGQKKPATAARREDIPYIRCQVCERIAREISAQVAKKQQALPPSKKVPEIEIIDIAENVCNLKKQEADWMLRIDIVEKGDKLELVEQDEEGHCNAECKTIERACQEVIGYADTDVAEFVYKNNPSVDQLMKFLCKDLSKACAKDPPPVPKDRVPGEPFARKPSKDAEMEKILRSMEGMPGAPSMKMYSRDDLMKNNFGTEDDDDEDDEDEEDNFPKNLGKVLKDRGSQKKDLKQQVVQQFKDTSKKLKGHVNQVSKMVKKWWQGTKKPAKSGKSKTEL; encoded by the exons ATGGCGGGACGCGCCGTCGCCTtgctcctcgccgtcgcgctcGCGGCCGTCGTCCTGcaccccgccccggcggcggcggcggggcagaagAAGCCGGCGACGGCCGCGAGGCGGGAGGACATCCCCTACATCCGGTGCCAGGTGTGCGAGCGGATCGCGCGCGAGATCTCCGCGCAGGTCGCCAAGAAGCAGCAGGCGCTCCCGCCCTCCAAGAAG GTGCCGGAGATCGAGATCATCGACATCGCGGAGAATGTGTGCAACCTTAAGAAGCAGGAGGCGGATTGGATGCTCCGGATCGATATCGTCGAGAAAGGCGACAAGCTGGAG CTTGTTGAGCAAGACGAGGAAGGGCATTGTAATGCAGAATGTAAGACCATTGAACGTGCTTGTCAGGAG GTGATTGGATATGCTGATACTGATGTCGCTGAGTTTGTTTACAAAAACAACCCCTCAGTTGACCAACTGATGAAATTTCTCTGTAAAGATCTATCCAAAGCGTGTGCCAAGGACCCACCACCGGTTCCAAAA GATCGGGTCCCTGGAGAGCCATTTGCTAGAAAGCCATCTAAAGATGCAGAGATGGAAAAGATATTGAGATCAATGGAG GGTATGCCCGGAGCCCCAAGCATGAAGATGTACTCAAGAGACGATCTGATGAAAAATAACTTCGGTACTGAagacgatgatgatgaggatgatgaagatgaggaggataACTTCCCAAAGAACTTG GGGAAGGTTCTGAAAGACAGAGGTTCTCAAAAGAAAGATTTGAAACAGCAAGTCGTGCAACAGTTCAAGGATACCAGCAAGAAGTTGAAAGGGCATGTAAACCAGGTGTCCAAGATGGTAAAGAAATGGTGGCAAGGGACGAAGAAGCCTGCAAAATCTGGTAAAAGCAAAACTGAACTCTGA
- the LOC120702636 gene encoding hydroxycinnamoyltransferase 2-like yields MAARRFHLDIAARTLVRASRPPPGFPAVLAVSNLDLVLGHFPIFLVSVYPAPAAGLDAVLAAVRGAFPAYLSRFFPFAGRVVRDPETKVPEVQCNNAGAELVVADAAVPLAAVDFSEVDRSLGLIQIPFDASLAMSLQLVRFACGGFALTIGTTHLLADGRAFTVLLSALAEMVRDGGLSREPLFDRSLFKPRSPPSYSTSLDAEFARFTPETMINPLLAAAMRRRLYRVEAADLAALQAAASPPGGGRRASRFVALCAHVWKLLARAVGDADPSCRMAWIVDGRKLVEPSDGALDRYIGNVVTYTSREAGVAELLRAPLPDVAAAVRAAISGVMAAARFQELADWMEERKAAFRDGGKWTEAVNLGFGSPALVISGLLPFPIDGDLGFGKPRLVVPWLRHGRLGSASVTVVPDPSGDGSWFVGGTRVWPRLMEVIESDPLLKPAANLGLATPAGSRL; encoded by the coding sequence ATGGCGGCGAGGCGCTTCCACCTCGACATCGCCGCCCGGACGCTGGTCCGGGcctcgcgcccgccgccgggcttccccgccgtcctcgccgtATCCAATCTCGACCTCGTCCTGGGCCACTTCCCCATCTTCCTCGTCTCCGTCtaccccgcccccgccgccggcctcgacgcggtcctcgccgccgtgcgcggCGCCTTCCCGGCGTACCTCTCGCGCTTCTTCCCCTTCGCAGGGCGCGTCGTGCGGGACCCGGAGACCAAGGTCCCCGAGGTCCAGTGCAATAACGCCGGCGCCGAGCTcgtcgtcgccgacgccgcggTGCCGCTCGCGGCCGTTGACTTCTCGGAGGTCGACCGGTCGCTGGGGCTGATCCAGATACCCTTCGACGCGAGCCTCGCCATGTCGCTGCAGCTGGTCCGGTTCGCCTGCGGGGGGTTCGCGCTGACGATTGGCACGACCCACCTCCTCGCCGACGGCAGGGCGTTCACCGTGCTGCTGAGCGCGCTCGCCGAGATGGTCCGCGACGGCGGCCTCTCCCGCGAGCCCCTGTTCGACCGCTCCCTCTTcaagccgcggtcgccgccgtcgtACAGCACGTCGCTGGACGCCGAGTTCGCGCGGTTCACCCCGGAGACCATGATCAACCCCCTCCTGGCGGCGGccatgcggcggcggctgtaCCGCGTCGAGGCGGCCGACCTCGCGGCGCTCCAGGCCGCGGCGTCCCCGCCGGGCGGCGGGCGCCGCGCCTCGCGGTTCGTGGCACTGTGCGCGCACGTGTGGAAGCTCCTCGCGCGCGCCGTCGGCGACGCCGACCCCAGCTGCCGGATGGCGTGGATCGTGGACGGGCGGAAGCTGGTCGAGCCGTCGGACGGCGCGCTGGACCGGTACATCGGGAACGTGGTCACCTACACGTCCCGCGAGGCGGGCGTGGCGGAGCTGCTGCGCGCGCCGCTCCccgacgtggcggcggcggtgcgcgcggccATCTCGGGGGTGATGGCCGCGGCGCGGTTCCAGGAGCTGGCGGACTGGATGGAGGAGCGCAAGGCGGCGTTCCGGGACGGCGGCAAGTGGACGGAGGCCGTGAACCTGGGGTTCGGGAGCCCCGCGCTCGTCATCTCCGGCCTGCTCCCGTTCCCCATCGACGGGGACCTCGGGTTCGGCAAGCCCAGGCTCGTCGTGCCGTGGCTGCGGCACGGCCGGCTGGGCTCCGCGTCCGTGACGGTCGTACCCGACCCGAGCGGCGACGGGTCGTGGTTCGTCGGCGGCACGAGGGTGTGGCCGCGGCTCATGGAGGTGATCGAATCCGACCCTTTGCTGAAGCCGGCAGCGAACCTGGGACTGGCGACGCCGGCGGGATCCCGTCTGTGA
- the LOC120702638 gene encoding dolichyl-diphosphooligosaccharide--protein glycosyltransferase subunit 1B-like isoform X3, whose amino-acid sequence MTLPTRRTLANPVVALLLLLLSAVSSSSLPPEDGIRIISAEKQLNCVQIHLTGPIARVILTLEVENAAAATDASRVLLAFWPWEVEHLAIVRATRVEGKHRKKAHEPLRVEPSDLTAATPNGACLFSALLSTHLKPGEATTLEVLYVLTHAVDPYPAAIVGRSESQLVYYHDSAVLLTPYHVLEQATYIKLPSNRIESITMVDPTSRAGAEIKYGTYYNQMPITYLRISVCYEVGPFAVVEKLERKVDIPCQGHIKVTDQYKMRHDVAWYKRIFSRPECPRIWPLANTLSSSIKDRLYFTLLQGPRYGWHCTPSFTAGYGLPLEDFLFESVDGRRYINLTFGIPQLDTVVDDFATTVAACLEQ is encoded by the exons ATGACGCTCCCCACCCGCCGGACCCTTGCCAATCCCgtcgtcgccctcctcctcctcctcctctccgccgTTTCCTCGTCTTCCCTGCCGCCGGAGGACGGCATCCGGATCATCTCCGCCGAGAAACAG TTGAATTGCGTGCAGATCCACCTCACTGGTCCCATTGCCAGAGTGATCCTAACATTGGAG GTCGAGaatgctgccgccgccacggaTGCATCTCGAGTTCTTCTCGCGTTCTGGCCCTGGGAGGTTGAGCACCTCGCCATTGTCAGGGCCACCAGGGTGGAGGGGAAGCATAGGAAGAAGGCACACGAGCCCCTCCGCGTCGAACCCTCCGATCTCACGGCGGCGACTCCGAATGGTGCTTGCCTCTTCTCTGCCCTGCTCAGCACTCATCTCAAGCCTGGCGAGGCGACCACTCTGGAAGTGCTGTACGTGCTGACGCATGCCGTGGACCCTTATCCGGCTGCGATCGTTGGCCGGTCGGAGTCCCAGCTGGTTTACTACCATGACAGCGCGGTGCTTCTGACACCCTACCATGTCCTAGAGCAGGCTACCTACATCAAATTGCCGAGCAATAGGATCGAGAGCATCACGATGGTGGATCCGACCAGCCGGGCTGGCGCTGAGATTAAATACGGCACGTATTATAACCAGATGCCAATCACGTATCTGCGCATCTCTGTGTGCTATGAGGTTGGTCCATTTGCTGTTGTGGAGAAGCTTGAACGGAAGGTGGATATTCCTTGCCAGGGACACATCAAAGTCACAGATCAGTATAAAATGAGACACGATGTTGCTTGGTACAAACGAATCTTTTCAAG GCCTGAGTGTCCCAGAATTTGGCCACTTGCCAATACATTGTCGTCATCAATTAAGGATCGGCTTTATTTTACATTGCTACAAGGGCCAAGGTACGGTTGGCACTGCACGCCGTCGTTCACCGCCGGCTATGGTCTGCCATTGGAAGATTTTCTCTTTGAGTCGGTTGATGGCCGGCGCTACATCAACCTTACTTTTGGAATCCCTCAACTCGATACTGTGGTTGACGATTTTGCTACTACG GTTGCTGCTTGTTTGGAGCAGTGA